The following proteins are co-located in the Citrobacter freundii ATCC 8090 = MTCC 1658 = NBRC 12681 genome:
- the citR gene encoding DNA-binding transcriptional repressor CitR: MANLYDLKKFDLNLLIIFECIYQHLSISKAAETLYITPSAVSQSLQRLRTQFNDPLFIRSGKGITPTVTGINLHHHLEQNLNHLEQTISIMHGAQLKNKFIIYSPQLTTTVNVTTLIHALVQDSDIEVEHHDILMSAETAENILAYRKADMVVTMMPVHNRSVVCIPFKTIESVLICRKDHPRMNDSSTLQQIMQEQFTFLLTEEKGIKECQSQANTFFVNRKIGFSSDSLTSIVNIISSTDIIGLIPKLMYDHYATALNLKEISVDFNLPSVQLFLMYNRASLNNKAFAAYINQISSESL; encoded by the coding sequence ATGGCTAACCTCTATGACCTCAAAAAGTTCGATCTCAACCTGTTGATTATATTTGAATGCATATATCAACATTTGAGCATCAGCAAGGCTGCAGAAACGCTGTACATCACGCCATCAGCTGTAAGTCAGTCATTGCAACGACTGCGTACGCAGTTTAACGACCCTTTATTTATTCGCTCCGGCAAAGGTATTACGCCCACGGTGACGGGTATTAATCTTCATCATCATCTTGAGCAAAACCTTAATCACCTGGAGCAAACAATAAGCATCATGCATGGTGCCCAGCTGAAAAATAAATTCATTATTTACAGCCCACAACTTACAACCACTGTAAATGTGACGACATTAATTCATGCTCTGGTACAAGATTCAGATATTGAAGTGGAACATCACGATATCTTAATGTCGGCAGAAACTGCTGAAAACATACTGGCTTACCGCAAGGCCGACATGGTGGTTACGATGATGCCGGTCCATAACCGTTCCGTCGTTTGCATCCCTTTTAAGACTATCGAGAGTGTTTTGATTTGCAGAAAAGACCATCCCAGAATGAATGACTCAAGCACCCTGCAACAAATTATGCAAGAGCAATTCACCTTCTTACTCACCGAAGAGAAAGGTATTAAAGAATGTCAATCACAAGCCAATACTTTTTTTGTTAATCGTAAGATTGGATTTAGTAGCGATTCTCTGACATCAATCGTTAATATTATTTCCAGCACGGATATTATTGGCCTGATTCCTAAATTAATGTACGATCACTATGCGACTGCACTTAATCTCAAAGAGATTAGTGTTGACTTTAATCTACCCAGCGTCCAGCTATTTTTAATGTATAACAGGGCGTCGCTTAACAACAAAGCATTCGCTGCATATATAAATCAAATCTCCTCAGAAAGTCTGTAA
- the dsbG gene encoding thiol:disulfide interchange protein DsbG, translating to MFKRTLLLTLLPAVVHAEELPAPVKAIEKQGITILKPFDALGGMKGYLGKYQDMGVTIYVTPDGKHAISGYMYNEKGENLSNALIEKEIYAPAGREMWQRMEKASWILDGKKEAPVIVYVFADPFCPYCKQFWQQARPWVESGKVQLRTLLVGVIKPESPATAAAILATKDPAKTWHDYEASGGKMKLEIPASVPAEQMKLLNINQKLMDDLGANVTPAIYYMSKDDTLQQEVGLPDKEKLNIIMGNKQK from the coding sequence ATGTTTAAACGTACCTTACTTTTAACCCTGCTCCCTGCCGTGGTGCATGCCGAAGAACTACCTGCTCCCGTTAAAGCTATTGAGAAACAGGGCATTACCATCCTGAAGCCTTTCGATGCACTGGGTGGAATGAAAGGCTATCTGGGAAAATACCAGGACATGGGGGTCACTATCTATGTCACGCCTGACGGTAAACATGCCATCTCCGGCTACATGTATAATGAAAAAGGCGAAAACCTCAGTAATGCGCTCATAGAAAAAGAGATCTATGCCCCTGCCGGACGTGAAATGTGGCAGCGAATGGAAAAAGCGTCGTGGATTCTGGACGGGAAAAAAGAGGCACCGGTTATTGTGTACGTGTTTGCCGATCCCTTCTGTCCCTATTGTAAACAGTTCTGGCAGCAGGCGCGTCCGTGGGTAGAATCCGGTAAAGTTCAGTTGCGTACATTATTGGTTGGCGTAATTAAACCTGAAAGTCCGGCCACCGCCGCTGCAATTCTGGCAACCAAAGATCCGGCCAAAACCTGGCATGACTATGAGGCATCCGGTGGGAAAATGAAGCTGGAAATCCCGGCTTCGGTCCCTGCGGAGCAAATGAAGTTACTGAATATCAACCAAAAGTTGATGGATGATTTGGGGGCCAACGTAACGCCGGCTATCTATTACATGAGTAAAGACGATACGTTACAACAGGAAGTAGGCTTACCGGATAAAGAAAAATTAAACATTATCATGGGAAATAAACAAAAGTAA